In Tursiops truncatus isolate mTurTru1 chromosome 19, mTurTru1.mat.Y, whole genome shotgun sequence, a genomic segment contains:
- the LOC109548920 gene encoding uncharacterized protein isoform X2 — protein sequence MVAAAFMVPGQVPMVEAAFMVPGQGHVIFEDVAVSFSQEEWDLLNDAQRLLYCDVMLENLSLIASLGCWCAVGTEEAASEQCVSVELVTQDRNPNPDRSILKTLTLDMGALVEKCVLYLAEHQGVHSGLKPSSSGVCGKMFTSHLQHHQKQPSGEKHLRSEENGALLMTSCKVFLPNNMFTCREVEKAFLRSLGFPHHQPSHDGEHPGRSRQSREVSHPGQGHYECNECGKAFSKKYKFMEHLRVHTGEKPYECSDCGKFFRLTSSLTHHRKVHIGKRLHECPNCGKVFAHKYKLVEHQRIHTGERPYECNQCGKAFLQKDTLVRHQKVHTGESSHKSSECGKPFLYKKNLLVHQRRKEKPYECSKCGKSFVFKKRLLDHQRIHTGEKPYMCSECGKAYVYKGSLVVHKRSHTGEKAYGCKCGKFFTSSSALSKHQNVHTAERPYECSECGKAFKVKIKLVEHQRIHTGEKPYECNQCGKAFKLKYSLVRHQTVHTGEKPFNCNECGKPFSYKTSLLEHQRIHTGERPHTCNKCGEGFVYRRSLVVHQRIHTGERPYMCSECGEAFVYRRGLIAHQGIHTRGKP from the exons GTTCCCATGGTAGAAGCAGCATTTATGGTCCCTGGACAG GGCCATGTGATCTTTGAGGATGTGGCTGTGTCCTTCTCCCAGGAGGAGTGGGATCTCCTTAACGATGCTCAGAGACTCCTGTACTGTGACGTGATGCTGGAGAACCTGTCACTTATAGCCTCCCTGG GGTGTTGGTGTGCAGTAGGTACTGAGGAGGCTGCTTCTGAACAATGTGTTTCTGTAGAACTAGTGACACAAGACAGGAATCCAAATCCAGACAGATCTATCCTGAAGACTCTTACTTTGGATATGGGTGCCCTGGTAGAGAAATGTGTTTTGTACCTGGCTGAGCACCAAGGAGTGCATTCTGGGCTGAAACCATCCTCTTCTGGGGTCTGTGGGAAAATGTTCACTTCTCACCTACAACATCACCAGAAGCAGCCCAGTGGAGAGAAACACCTCAGAAGCGAGGAAAATGGAGCCTTGCTTATGACAAGCTGCAAAGTCTTTTTACCCAACAATATGTTCACATGCAGAGAGGTTGAGAAGGCATTCCTAAGAAGCTTGGGCTTTCCCCATCACCAGCCGTCCCACGATGGAGAGCACCCAGGTAGAAGCAGGCAGAGCAGGGAGGTCTCTCACCCTGGGCAAGGGCATTATGAGTGCAATGAATGTGGCAAAGCCTTCAGTAAGAAGTATAAATTCATGGAGCACCTGAGAGTTCACACTGGTGAAAaaccttatgagtgcagtgacTGCGGGAAGTTCTTTAGACTCACCTCCAGTCTTACTCACCATAGGAAGGTTCACATAGGAAAAAGGCTTCATGAGTGCCCTAATTGTGGGAAAGTGTTTGCCCACAAATATAAACTTGTTGAGCACcagagaatccacactggagaaaGACCCTATGAGTGTAATCAATGTGGGAAAGCTTTCCTTCAAAAGGATACACTTGTTAGGCACCAAAAAGTCCACACTGGAGAAAGTTCTCATAAGAGCAGTGAATGTGGGAAGCCCTTCCTTTACAAAAAAAACCTCCTTGTGcatcagaggagaaaagaaaagccttATGAGTGTAGCAAATGTGGGAAGTCATTCGTCTTCAAAAAAAGGCTTCTTGATCACCAGCGAATCCACACCGGAGAAAAGCCTTATatgtgcagtgaatgtgggaaagcctatGTCTACAAAGGAAGTCTTGTTGTGCATAAGAGAAGTCATACTGGAGAAAAGGCTTATGGATGTAAATGTGGGAAGTTCTTTACAAGCAGCTCTGCCCTCAGTAAACACCAGAATGTTCACACTgcagaaaggccttatgagtgcagtgaatgtgggaaagctttcaaGGTCAAAATTAAACTTGTTGAGCACcagagaatccacactggagaaaaaccctatgagtGTAAtcagtgtgggaaagccttcaagCTCAAGTATTCACTTGTTCGGCACCAAACTGTCCACACTGGAGAAAAGCCTTTTAATTGCAATGAATGTGGCAAGCCTTTCAGTTACAAAACAAGTCTTCTTGAGCACcagagaatccacactggagaaaggcctcaCACATGCAATAAATGTGGGGAAGGCTTTGTCTACAGAAGAAGTCTTGTTGTCCACCAGAGAATCCatactggagaaaggccttatatGTGCAGTGAATGTGGAGAAGCCTTTGTCTATAGAAGAGGTCTTATTGCCCACCAGGGAATCCATACTAGAGGAAAACCTTGA
- the LOC109548920 gene encoding uncharacterized protein isoform X3, with amino-acid sequence MVEAAFMVPGQGHVIFEDVAVSFSQEEWDLLNDAQRLLYCDVMLENLSLIASLGCWCAVGTEEAASEQCVSVELVTQDRNPNPDRSILKTLTLDMGALVEKCVLYLAEHQGVHSGLKPSSSGVCGKMFTSHLQHHQKQPSGEKHLRSEENGALLMTSCKVFLPNNMFTCREVEKAFLRSLGFPHHQPSHDGEHPGRSRQSREVSHPGQGHYECNECGKAFSKKYKFMEHLRVHTGEKPYECSDCGKFFRLTSSLTHHRKVHIGKRLHECPNCGKVFAHKYKLVEHQRIHTGERPYECNQCGKAFLQKDTLVRHQKVHTGESSHKSSECGKPFLYKKNLLVHQRRKEKPYECSKCGKSFVFKKRLLDHQRIHTGEKPYMCSECGKAYVYKGSLVVHKRSHTGEKAYGCKCGKFFTSSSALSKHQNVHTAERPYECSECGKAFKVKIKLVEHQRIHTGEKPYECNQCGKAFKLKYSLVRHQTVHTGEKPFNCNECGKPFSYKTSLLEHQRIHTGERPHTCNKCGEGFVYRRSLVVHQRIHTGERPYMCSECGEAFVYRRGLIAHQGIHTRGKP; translated from the exons ATGGTAGAAGCAGCATTTATGGTCCCTGGACAG GGCCATGTGATCTTTGAGGATGTGGCTGTGTCCTTCTCCCAGGAGGAGTGGGATCTCCTTAACGATGCTCAGAGACTCCTGTACTGTGACGTGATGCTGGAGAACCTGTCACTTATAGCCTCCCTGG GGTGTTGGTGTGCAGTAGGTACTGAGGAGGCTGCTTCTGAACAATGTGTTTCTGTAGAACTAGTGACACAAGACAGGAATCCAAATCCAGACAGATCTATCCTGAAGACTCTTACTTTGGATATGGGTGCCCTGGTAGAGAAATGTGTTTTGTACCTGGCTGAGCACCAAGGAGTGCATTCTGGGCTGAAACCATCCTCTTCTGGGGTCTGTGGGAAAATGTTCACTTCTCACCTACAACATCACCAGAAGCAGCCCAGTGGAGAGAAACACCTCAGAAGCGAGGAAAATGGAGCCTTGCTTATGACAAGCTGCAAAGTCTTTTTACCCAACAATATGTTCACATGCAGAGAGGTTGAGAAGGCATTCCTAAGAAGCTTGGGCTTTCCCCATCACCAGCCGTCCCACGATGGAGAGCACCCAGGTAGAAGCAGGCAGAGCAGGGAGGTCTCTCACCCTGGGCAAGGGCATTATGAGTGCAATGAATGTGGCAAAGCCTTCAGTAAGAAGTATAAATTCATGGAGCACCTGAGAGTTCACACTGGTGAAAaaccttatgagtgcagtgacTGCGGGAAGTTCTTTAGACTCACCTCCAGTCTTACTCACCATAGGAAGGTTCACATAGGAAAAAGGCTTCATGAGTGCCCTAATTGTGGGAAAGTGTTTGCCCACAAATATAAACTTGTTGAGCACcagagaatccacactggagaaaGACCCTATGAGTGTAATCAATGTGGGAAAGCTTTCCTTCAAAAGGATACACTTGTTAGGCACCAAAAAGTCCACACTGGAGAAAGTTCTCATAAGAGCAGTGAATGTGGGAAGCCCTTCCTTTACAAAAAAAACCTCCTTGTGcatcagaggagaaaagaaaagccttATGAGTGTAGCAAATGTGGGAAGTCATTCGTCTTCAAAAAAAGGCTTCTTGATCACCAGCGAATCCACACCGGAGAAAAGCCTTATatgtgcagtgaatgtgggaaagcctatGTCTACAAAGGAAGTCTTGTTGTGCATAAGAGAAGTCATACTGGAGAAAAGGCTTATGGATGTAAATGTGGGAAGTTCTTTACAAGCAGCTCTGCCCTCAGTAAACACCAGAATGTTCACACTgcagaaaggccttatgagtgcagtgaatgtgggaaagctttcaaGGTCAAAATTAAACTTGTTGAGCACcagagaatccacactggagaaaaaccctatgagtGTAAtcagtgtgggaaagccttcaagCTCAAGTATTCACTTGTTCGGCACCAAACTGTCCACACTGGAGAAAAGCCTTTTAATTGCAATGAATGTGGCAAGCCTTTCAGTTACAAAACAAGTCTTCTTGAGCACcagagaatccacactggagaaaggcctcaCACATGCAATAAATGTGGGGAAGGCTTTGTCTACAGAAGAAGTCTTGTTGTCCACCAGAGAATCCatactggagaaaggccttatatGTGCAGTGAATGTGGAGAAGCCTTTGTCTATAGAAGAGGTCTTATTGCCCACCAGGGAATCCATACTAGAGGAAAACCTTGA
- the LOC109548920 gene encoding uncharacterized protein isoform X1, producing MAFRCLSPFQERRESSSSFWILLLSQVPMVEAAFMVPGQGHVIFEDVAVSFSQEEWDLLNDAQRLLYCDVMLENLSLIASLGCWCAVGTEEAASEQCVSVELVTQDRNPNPDRSILKTLTLDMGALVEKCVLYLAEHQGVHSGLKPSSSGVCGKMFTSHLQHHQKQPSGEKHLRSEENGALLMTSCKVFLPNNMFTCREVEKAFLRSLGFPHHQPSHDGEHPGRSRQSREVSHPGQGHYECNECGKAFSKKYKFMEHLRVHTGEKPYECSDCGKFFRLTSSLTHHRKVHIGKRLHECPNCGKVFAHKYKLVEHQRIHTGERPYECNQCGKAFLQKDTLVRHQKVHTGESSHKSSECGKPFLYKKNLLVHQRRKEKPYECSKCGKSFVFKKRLLDHQRIHTGEKPYMCSECGKAYVYKGSLVVHKRSHTGEKAYGCKCGKFFTSSSALSKHQNVHTAERPYECSECGKAFKVKIKLVEHQRIHTGEKPYECNQCGKAFKLKYSLVRHQTVHTGEKPFNCNECGKPFSYKTSLLEHQRIHTGERPHTCNKCGEGFVYRRSLVVHQRIHTGERPYMCSECGEAFVYRRGLIAHQGIHTRGKP from the exons GTTCCCATGGTAGAAGCAGCATTTATGGTCCCTGGACAG GGCCATGTGATCTTTGAGGATGTGGCTGTGTCCTTCTCCCAGGAGGAGTGGGATCTCCTTAACGATGCTCAGAGACTCCTGTACTGTGACGTGATGCTGGAGAACCTGTCACTTATAGCCTCCCTGG GGTGTTGGTGTGCAGTAGGTACTGAGGAGGCTGCTTCTGAACAATGTGTTTCTGTAGAACTAGTGACACAAGACAGGAATCCAAATCCAGACAGATCTATCCTGAAGACTCTTACTTTGGATATGGGTGCCCTGGTAGAGAAATGTGTTTTGTACCTGGCTGAGCACCAAGGAGTGCATTCTGGGCTGAAACCATCCTCTTCTGGGGTCTGTGGGAAAATGTTCACTTCTCACCTACAACATCACCAGAAGCAGCCCAGTGGAGAGAAACACCTCAGAAGCGAGGAAAATGGAGCCTTGCTTATGACAAGCTGCAAAGTCTTTTTACCCAACAATATGTTCACATGCAGAGAGGTTGAGAAGGCATTCCTAAGAAGCTTGGGCTTTCCCCATCACCAGCCGTCCCACGATGGAGAGCACCCAGGTAGAAGCAGGCAGAGCAGGGAGGTCTCTCACCCTGGGCAAGGGCATTATGAGTGCAATGAATGTGGCAAAGCCTTCAGTAAGAAGTATAAATTCATGGAGCACCTGAGAGTTCACACTGGTGAAAaaccttatgagtgcagtgacTGCGGGAAGTTCTTTAGACTCACCTCCAGTCTTACTCACCATAGGAAGGTTCACATAGGAAAAAGGCTTCATGAGTGCCCTAATTGTGGGAAAGTGTTTGCCCACAAATATAAACTTGTTGAGCACcagagaatccacactggagaaaGACCCTATGAGTGTAATCAATGTGGGAAAGCTTTCCTTCAAAAGGATACACTTGTTAGGCACCAAAAAGTCCACACTGGAGAAAGTTCTCATAAGAGCAGTGAATGTGGGAAGCCCTTCCTTTACAAAAAAAACCTCCTTGTGcatcagaggagaaaagaaaagccttATGAGTGTAGCAAATGTGGGAAGTCATTCGTCTTCAAAAAAAGGCTTCTTGATCACCAGCGAATCCACACCGGAGAAAAGCCTTATatgtgcagtgaatgtgggaaagcctatGTCTACAAAGGAAGTCTTGTTGTGCATAAGAGAAGTCATACTGGAGAAAAGGCTTATGGATGTAAATGTGGGAAGTTCTTTACAAGCAGCTCTGCCCTCAGTAAACACCAGAATGTTCACACTgcagaaaggccttatgagtgcagtgaatgtgggaaagctttcaaGGTCAAAATTAAACTTGTTGAGCACcagagaatccacactggagaaaaaccctatgagtGTAAtcagtgtgggaaagccttcaagCTCAAGTATTCACTTGTTCGGCACCAAACTGTCCACACTGGAGAAAAGCCTTTTAATTGCAATGAATGTGGCAAGCCTTTCAGTTACAAAACAAGTCTTCTTGAGCACcagagaatccacactggagaaaggcctcaCACATGCAATAAATGTGGGGAAGGCTTTGTCTACAGAAGAAGTCTTGTTGTCCACCAGAGAATCCatactggagaaaggccttatatGTGCAGTGAATGTGGAGAAGCCTTTGTCTATAGAAGAGGTCTTATTGCCCACCAGGGAATCCATACTAGAGGAAAACCTTGA